The Brassica napus cultivar Da-Ae chromosome C7, Da-Ae, whole genome shotgun sequence genome has a segment encoding these proteins:
- the LOC106375385 gene encoding transcription factor MAMYB — MEFYDEDKPRFVFQSRPSSSRKTKEEEDHKTPNKIFISISVVISLLTLSLSFFYFESEPTQSLLLWLAISFLVGPFAPPSLTGGKIRVGYGQILEPEQLNEEHSTDNERESRRNKRSNKVMKNDKPPENPPPVKVDRSEIHGSVKETKEWSDEEIEVLKKQLVKHPAGKPGRWEAVAAAFGGKYKTENVIKKAKEIGEKKVYESDDYAQFLKKRKASSDPRLGEEEEDAGKNGGDDETWSNGEDIALLNALKAFPKEAAMRWEKVAAAVPGKSKAACMKRVTELKKGFRSSKSGAN; from the coding sequence ATGGAGTTTTACGACGAAGACAAGCCAAGATTCGTCTTCCAATCTCGTCCTTCCTCTTCTCGCAAGACGAAGGAGGAGGAAGATCATAAAACCCCTAACAAGATCTTCATCTCAATCTCCGTCGTTATCTCCCTTCTCACTCTATCACTCTCCTTCTTCTACTTCGAATCCGAGCCTACCCAGTCGCTTCTCTTATGGCTCGCAATCTCCTTCCTCGTCGGTCCTTTCGCGCCTCCTTCTCTCACCGGTGGCAAAATCCGCGTCGGTTACGGTCAGATCCTGGAGCCGGAGCAGCTCAACGAGGAACACTCGACGGATAACGAACGCGAATCGAGGAGGAACAAGCGATCTAATAAAGTGATGAAAAACGATAAACCGCCGGAAAATCCACCTCCAGTAAAAGTGGATCGGAGTGAGATTCATGGATCTGTGAAGGAAACCAAGGAGTGGAGTGATGAAGAGATCGAGGTTCTGAAGAAGCAGCTGGTAAAGCATCCGGCGGGGAAGCCTGGGCGGTGGGAAGCGGTGGCGGCTGCGTTTGGAGGGAAGTACAAGACGGAGAATGTGATCAAGAAGGCGAAAGAGATTGGGGAGAAGAAAGTCTACGAGAGTGACGACTACGCTCAGTTTCTGAAGAAGAGGAAAGCTTCTTCGGATCCGAGAttgggtgaagaagaagaagacgctgGGAAGAATGGAGGAGATGACGAGACTTGGAGTAATGGAGAAGACATTGCACTGCTCAATGCTCTTAAAGCTTTTCCGAAAGAGGCAGCCATGAGATGGGAGAAGGTTGCAGCTGCAGTGCCTGGGAAGTCCAAGGCAGCTTGTATGAAGAGAGTTACTGAGCTTAAGAAAGGGTTTCGGAGCTCCAAGTCGGGAGCCAATTAG
- the LOC106375382 gene encoding cyclin-dependent kinase F-4: MERYNLIKEVGDGTFGNVWRAVNKLTGEVVAIKKMKKKYYSWEECINLREVKSLSRMNHPNIVKLKEVIRENDILYFVFEYMECNLYQLMKDRPKLFAESDIRNWCFQVFQGLCYMHQRGYFHRDLKPENLLVSKDVIKIADLGLAREINSSPPYTEYVSTRWYRAPEVLLRSYVYTSKVDMWAMGAILAELLSLRPLFPGASEADEIYKICSVIGSPTEETWLKGLNLASVINYQFPQLPGVHLSNLMPYASAEAVNLVERLCSWDPSNRPTAAEALQHPFFHSCYYVPPSLRSKQSVGQRGPLEHQQQSLKTNNKAPFNSYATSKVNAPPFGACQTQRKLEMSNKINQDTTWNKKAVGSYHVRDARYIPPPGRKSPSSMNKNWVFPRGPSETAVANAAVVGGRWRPAMKAGWVGESGDMFLRPIQPPNPYSRRIAG, from the exons ATGGAGAG GTATAATTTAATCAAAGAAGTTGGTGATGGAACTTTTGGGAATGTTTGGCGAGCTGTCAATAAACTGACGGGTGAAGTT GTTGCGAttaaaaagatgaagaagaagtattACTCTTGGGAAGAATGTATTAATCTGAGAGAAGTGAAG TCGCTTAGCAGAATGAACCATCCAAACATTGTGAAGCTGAAGGAAGTCATCCGGGAAAATGATATTCTTTACTTTGTTTTCGAGTACATG GAGTGCAATCTTTACCAGCTTATGAAGGATCGCCCTAAGCTCTTTGCAGAATCTGATATCCGAAATTGGTGCTTTCAAGTCTTTCAAGGTCTTTGTTACATGCATCAGCGTGGATACTTCCACCGAGATCTTAAGCCAG AGAATCTATTAGTCTCTAAAGATGTTATAAAGATTGCTGATCTTGGCCTGGCCCGGGAGATTAACTCAAGTCCACCTTATACAGAGTATGTCTCTACACGCTG GTATAGGGCACCTGAAGTACTGCTACGGTCATATGTATACACGTCAAAAGTTG ATATGTGGGCTATGGGCGCTATTCTGGCTGAGCTGTTGTCTCTTCGCCCTCTTTTTCCTGGAGCTAG TGAAGCAGATGAGATATATAAAATCTGCAGTGTGATAGGCAGCCCAACTGAAGAGACATGGTTGAAGGGGCTTAACCTTGCTAGCGTTATCAATTACCAATTCCCTCAG CTTCCTGGTGTACACCTTTCAAACTTGATGCCGTATGCTAGTGCAGAGGCGGTTAACCTTGTTGAGCGCCTCTGCTCGTGGGATCCCAGCAATAGGCCGACGGCTGCAGAGGCTTTGCAGCATCCGTTCTTCCATAGTTGTTACTATGTTCCACCATCTCTCCGTTCCAAACAGTCTGTTGGACAGAGAGGGCCTCTTGAGCATCAGCAGCAATCCCTCAAGACCAATAATAAGGCGCCATTCAACAGTTATGCTACTTCAAAGGTGAACGCTCCTCCATTTGGTGCTTGTCAGACCCAGCGGAAGCTGGAGATGTCTAATAAGATTAACCAGGACACAACATGGAACAAGAAAGCTGTCGGAAGTTATCATGTCAGAGATGCTAGGTATATACCACCGCCTGGAAGGAAGAGTCCTT CATCGATGAACAAGAATTGGGTCTTTCCTCGTGGGCCATCAGAGACTGCAGTGGCAAATGCAGCGGTGGTTGGTGGAAGATGGAGGCCGGCGATGAAGGCAGGGTGGGTGGGAGAAAGTGGTGACATGTTCCTCAGACCTATACAGCCTCCAAATCCCTACTCTAGGAGAATCGCTGGTTAA